From Rhododendron vialii isolate Sample 1 chromosome 10a, ASM3025357v1, the proteins below share one genomic window:
- the LOC131303386 gene encoding uncharacterized protein LOC131303386: protein MARITKRERRKKVNCEALLALLCVMRIVNNVLSLYIVITDLIGKRVRQRPRLHLNPNVYQHQIDALNRLVRGSDTDCHNQLRVNRYTFMTLCHLLEQNGLEESRNVTLVERVSIFLWILSHHTKNRRTTFQFWRSGETISRHFIVVLLVVLHLHNVLWHHPEAIPANEPDVRWKWFENCLGALDGTFIPFLPPIEMKARFRSRKGDYATNVLGVCSRNLQFIYALSGWEGSATDSRVLRNALVRRYGLKIP from the exons ATGGCAAGAATAACAAAACGTGAACGAAGAAAGAAGGTAAACTGTGAGGCATTGTTAGCACTTCTATGTGTCATGAGAATAGTCAATAATGTTTTGAGCCTGTATATTGTAATTACGGACTTGATTGGCAAAAGGGTTCGACAAAGGCCTCGTTTGCATCTGAATCCTAATGTCTACCAACACCAAATAGATGCACTTAATAGGTTGGTACGCGGGAGTGACACAGATTGTCACAATCAATTGAGGGTAAATAGGTATACCTTCATGACTTTGTGTCATTTACTTGAGCAAAATGGACTAGAGGAGTCTAGGAATGTCACTCTTGTGGAGAGAGTTTCGATATTTTTGTGGATTCTTTCGCACCATACAAAAAATAGGCGTACGACTTTCCAATTTTGGAGATCGGGGGAAACAATTAGTAGGCATTTCATCGTTGTTTTGCTGGTGGTGTTGCACCTTCACAATGTCTTGTGGCATCATCCAGAAGCTATTCCTGCTAATGAGCCGGATGTTAGGTGGAAATGGTTTGAG AATTGTCTAGGGGCTTTAGACGGTACCTTCATACCTTTCCTCCCCCCAATCGAAATGAAGGCACGCTTCAGGTCAAGGAAGGGTGACTACGCGACAAATGTGTTAGGAGTTTGTAGTCGAAACTTACAATTCATATATGCGTTGTCTGGTTGGGAAGGCTCCGCCACAGACTCAAGAGTGCTTCGAAATGCCTTAGTGAGGCGTTACGGGTTGAAAATTCCATAG